The proteins below are encoded in one region of Pan paniscus chromosome 4, NHGRI_mPanPan1-v2.0_pri, whole genome shotgun sequence:
- the PFN3 gene encoding profilin-3 translates to MGDWKVYISAVLRDQRIDDVAIVGHADNSCVWASRPGGLLAAISPQEVGVLTGPDRHTFLQAGLSVGGRRCCVIRDHLLAEGDGVLDARTKGLDARAVCVGRAPRALLVLMGRRGVHGGILNKTVHELIRGLRMQGA, encoded by the coding sequence ATGGGCGACTGGAAGGTCTACATCAGTGCAGTGCTGCGGGACCAGCGCATCGACGACGTGGCCATCGTGGGCCATGCGGACAACAGCTGCGTGTGGGCTTCGCGGCCCGGGGGCCTGCTGGCGGCCATCTCGCCGCAGGAGGTGGGCGTGCTCACGGGGCCGGACAGGCACACCTTCCTGCAGGCGGGCCTGAGCGTGGGGGGCCGCCGCTGCTGCGTCATCCGAGACCACCTCCTGGCCGAGGGTGACGGCGTGCTGGACGCACGCACCAAGGGGCTGGACGCGCGCGCCGTGTGCGTGGGCCGTGCGCCGCGCGCGCTCCTGGTGCTAATGGGCCGACGCGGCGTACATGGGGGCATCCTCAACAAGACGGTGCACGAACTCATACGCGGGCTGCGCATGCAGGGCGCCTAG
- the F12 gene encoding coagulation factor XII, with amino-acid sequence MRALLLLGFLLVSLESTLSIPPWKAPKEHKYKAEEHTVVLTVTGEPCHFPFQYHRQLYHKCTHKGRPGPQPWCATTPNFDQDQRWGYCLEPKKVKDHCSKHSPCQKGGTCVNMPSGPHCLCPQHLTGNHCQKEKCFEPQLLRFFHKNEIWYRTEQAAVARCQCKGPDAHCQRLASQACRTNPCLHGGRCLEVEGHRLCHCPVGYTGPFCDVDTKASCYDGRGLSYRGLARTTLSGAPCEPWASEATYRNVTAEQARNWGLGGHAFCRNPDNDIRPWCFVLNRDRLSWEYCDLAQCQTPTQAAPPTPVSPRLHVPLMPAQPAPLKPQPATRTPPQSQTPGALPAKREQPPSLTRNGPLSCGQRLRKSLSSMTRVVGGLVALRGAHPYIAALYWGHSFCAGSLIAPCWVLTAAHCLQDRPAPEDLTVVLGQERHNHSCEQCQTLAVRSYRLHEAFSPVSYQHDLALLRLQEDADGSCALLSPYVQPVCLPSGAARPSETTLCQVAGWGHQFEGAEEYASFLQEAQVPFLSLERCSAPDVHGSSILPGMLCAGFLEGGTDACQGDSGGPLVCEDQAAERRLTLQGIISWGSGCGDRNKPGVYTDVAYYLAWIREHTVS; translated from the exons atgagggctctgctgcTCCTGGGGTTCCTGCTGGTGAGCTTGGAGTCAACACTTTCG ATTCCACCTTGGAAAGCCCCCAAGGAGCATAAGTACAAAGCTGAAGAGCACACAGTCG TTCTCACTGTCACCGGGGAGCCCTGCCACTTCCCCTTCCAGTACCACCGGCAGCTGTACCACAAATGTACCCACAAGGGCCGGCCAGGCCCTCAGCCCTG GTGTGCTACCACCCCCAACTTTGATCAGGACCAGCGATGGGGATACTGTTTGGAGCCCAAGAAAGTGAAAG ACCACTGCAGCAAACACAGCCCCTGCCAGAAAGGAGGGACCTGTGTGAACATGCCGAGCGGCCCCCACTGTCTCTGTCCACAACACCTCACTGGAAACCACTGCCAGAAAG AGAAGTGCTTTGAGCCTCAGCTTCTCCGGTTTTTCCACAAGAATGAGATATGGTATAGAACTGAGCAAGCAGCTGTGGCCAGATGCCAGTGCAAGGGTCCTGATGCCCACTGCCAGCGGCTGGCCAGCCAGG CCTGCCGCACCAACCCGTGCCTCCATGGGGGTCGCTGCCTAGAGGTGGAGGGCCACCGCCTGTGCCACTGCCCGGTGGGCTACACCGGACCCTTCTGCGACGTGG ACACCAAGGCAAGCTGCTATGATGGCCGCGGGCTCAGCTACCGCGGCCTGGCCAGGACCACGCTCTCGGGTGCGCCCTGTGAGCCGTGGGCCTCGGAGGCCACCTACCGGAACGTGACTGCCGAGCAAGCGCGGAACTGGGGACTGGGCGGCCACGCCTTCTGCCG GAACCCGGACAACGACATCCGCCCGTGGTGCTTCGTGCTGAACCGCGATCGGCTGAGCTGGGAGTACTGCGACCTGGCACAGTGCCAGACCCCAACCCAGGCGGCGCCTCCGACCCCGGTGTCCCCTAGGCTTCATGTCCCACTCATGCCCGCGCAGCCGGCACCGCTGAAGCCTCAGCCCGCGACCCGGACCCCGCCTCAGTCCCAGACCCCGGGAG CCTTGCCGGCGAAGCGGGAGCAGCCGCCTTCCCTGACCAGGAACGGCCCACTGAGCTGCGGGCAGCGGCTCCGCAAGAGTCTGTCTTCGATGACCCGCGTCGTTGGCGGGCTGGTGGCGCTACGCGGGGCGCACCCCTACATCGCCGCGCTGTACTGGGGCCACAGTTTCTGCGCCGGCAGCCTCATCGCCCCCTGCTGGGTGCTGACGGCCGCTCACTGCCTGCAGGACCG ACCCGCACCCGAGGATCTGACGGTGGTGCTCGGCCAGGAACGCCATAACCACAGCTGTGAGCAGTGCCAGACGTTGGCCGTGCGCTCCTACCGCTTGCACGAGGCCTTCTCGCCCGTCAGCTACCAGCACGACCTGG CTCTGTTGCGCCTTCAGGAGGATGCGGACGGCAGCTGCGCGCTCCTGTCGCCTTACGTTCAGCCGGTGTGCCTGCCAAGCGGCGCCGCGCGACCCTCCGAGACCACGCTCTGCCAGGTGGCCGGCTGGGGCCACCAGTTCGAGG GGGCGGAGGAATATGCCAGCTTCCTGCAGGAGGCGCAGGTACCCTTCCTCTCCCTGGAGCGCTGCTCAGCCCCGGACGTGCACGGATCCTCCATCCTCCCCGGCATGCTCTGCGCAGGGTTCCTCGAGGGCGGCACCGATGCGTGCCAG GGTGATTCCGGAGGCCCGCTGGTGTGTGAGGACCAAGCTGCAGAGCGCCGGCTCACCCTGCAAGGCATCATCAGCTGGGGATCGGGCTGTGGTGACCGCAACAAGCCAGGCGTCTACACCGATGTGGCCTACTACCTGGCCTGGATCCGGGAGCACACCGTTTCCTGA